Genomic window (Cenarchaeum symbiont of Oopsacas minuta):
TGAATCTGCCATTTGTGAGATAATTGATAATTCTATAGAAGCTAATGCAAAAAACATTCGAATTAATTTTGAGTGGGGCGAACTTAAACCAGGTCAAAGGGATCAGCGCATAAGTAAATTTATTTTTATTGATGATGGCGATGGTATGGATAAAACAAATCTATTTGATTGTCTTGTTTTGGGCGAATCAACACGACTTGATAATCTTAATGGAATTGGGAAATTTGGAGTTGGTGCAACATTTAGTGGTATTAGTCAAGGTAAAAGAATAGAAGTTTATTCTAAAATTAAAGGTGGATCATGGCTGTACACATGGCTCGATCTAGAGTTATTAAAACAAGGCATAGGAATACCCGATCCTATAGAAAAATCACCGCCAGTCGAACATAATATAGAAAATGGCACTATAGTAATTTGGGATAATCTAGACAAATCAGATTTAATCAGAAATATTAGTAAAATTTTACAATTAATAAATAATGTTGGTCGCACATATAGAAAATTTTTAGCATCAAAAAAAATTCAAGAGGATAAAATTGTCGACAACGATCCTATAAAAATATTCATGGATGATAAATTAATAGAGCCATATGATCCATTATTTCTTATACATAATAGAAAAAAAGACGACGTAGAAATTCCAACATTTGAATCCAGAGACGTCCCAATTATGAAAAACGGTATTAAAAGTAAAATGAGAATAACAATATCAAAATTCCCTGCATCGTGGTGGGATTCAATTGGAGCAGGTAATGCAGATGTTAATGTCAAACAACGATTTATCACAGATCGTAATGAAGGTGTTTCAATTGTGCGTGCAGGAAGAGAAACTCTATTTGGAGACATACCATACTTCAGAATTGGATCCGGTGCAAGCAAAAAACATTTTACTGAAATTGATCGATGGACCGGAATTGAAATATCGTTTGAACGTGAGGCAGACGATATATTTGGAGTAGAGAGTAATAAAGCAAGACTTTTGATTTCATCGTATATTAGCGAAGAAATTTCAAATTATATCAGTTCAACGATTGTTCAAAGACGTAGTGAAATAGATAAAATTAGAGGATTGAAAAAAGAGGAAGAAGGTGACGCAGGAGCTACAAGTTTTGCTAAAAGTAAAAAGAAAATACAAAATCAAACAAAACCTCAATATGGTGATGATG
Coding sequences:
- a CDS encoding ATP-binding protein, producing the protein MAVKEGIKEGRDPIGSIQTLGSLRSQGFHYESAICEIIDNSIEANAKNIRINFEWGELKPGQRDQRISKFIFIDDGDGMDKTNLFDCLVLGESTRLDNLNGIGKFGVGATFSGISQGKRIEVYSKIKGGSWLYTWLDLELLKQGIGIPDPIEKSPPVEHNIENGTIVIWDNLDKSDLIRNISKILQLINNVGRTYRKFLASKKIQEDKIVDNDPIKIFMDDKLIEPYDPLFLIHNRKKDDVEIPTFESRDVPIMKNGIKSKMRITISKFPASWWDSIGAGNADVNVKQRFITDRNEGVSIVRAGRETLFGDIPYFRIGSGASKKHFTEIDRWTGIEISFEREADDIFGVESNKARLLISSYISEEISNYISSTIVQRRSEIDKIRGLKKEEEGDAGATSFAKSKKKIQNQTKPQYGDDEKNQLKKIVKELEQNIEKQQELYMDLEKGYHPELSYDLDSNGPFVSYMYHLKSITVKYNMNHPFMKEFFDTLDDIAKQRGKNPNSAINVKEIESLKMLFDVLMASFGLARERFGDTKIEQEIQSTINTLIVNWGDITHHHTKN